In one window of Erythrolamprus reginae isolate rEryReg1 chromosome 1, rEryReg1.hap1, whole genome shotgun sequence DNA:
- the LOC139157110 gene encoding vomeronasal type-2 receptor 26-like — protein sequence MMREGDKNDQEGVMLLLILIFFWLLTPTTAKRLQTICMFRNYIQLNENYYRAGDLIIGGNLPLGTLSSSLVPVFNHLDLTVGYTLSMLSSHGQVVPAYKCDWKDILLSVIGGLNAKFSRQMDSIFSIYKVPQLGVGFEFSQGGRRAYPSFFQINPKEYSQYVGLVQLLLYFQWNWVGFLAPEDDNGERFISSVMPMLKEKEICLAFAERDHTGDVSEFSHFLLSLDPLNPQGDVFLPPWWEDVFDCKIHKSGMIPQKRGKQCTGKEDVQNLPNYTFETRMTGESYNIYNAVYALAHALRAMYRSRVRPAIMRLGKGISNVQSWQILAYLNNVQFNNSAGDEVSFSEDGLGSARFDLFNWIFLPNASFLPMKIGQVNPEAPPGRGFTIKSDGITWATKMDQVHLALTLLQENLAAIRWQQDPVCKAMMGNIRSQPALLQSDLSSTKRKYWTSMDLAWSSQCEEEILDESGFGPIYRIQLTVNVSSSHWVDWAEAILAQCFLFTLDAAHCEPCPEDQYPNKDQDLCIAKKIHFLSYHDTLGYILIFLALFLSTITSAVLLIFHKHHDTPIVKANNRDLTYILLVSLLLCFLCSFLFIGQPGKITCLFQQPAFAILFSIAVSSVLAKTMMVVLAFMATKPGNKAKKFLGKRLTNSIVIGHPLIQAVLCAIWLGTSPPFPILDFHSLFGETILECKQDSAFMFYMVLCYLGFLAFISFIVAFLARKLPDSFNEAKFITFSMLVFCSVWITFLPTYLSTKGKSMVAVEIFSILASGAAILACIFFPKCYIILLRPHLNCR from the exons atgat GAGGGAAGGTGATAAGAATGACCAGGAAGGAGTCATGCTACTGCTGATACTGATATTCTTCTGGCTCCTGACTCCAACTACAGCAAAGAGGCTGCAAACCATTTGCATGTTCAGGAATTATATCCAGTTAAATGAAAACTACTATAGGGCTGGTGATCTCATTATCGGTGGGAATTTGCCCTTGGGAACCCTTTCAAGTTCTCTTGTTCCAGTCTTTAATCATTTGGATCTTACTGTAGGGTATAC CCTCTCCATGCTCTCCTCACATGGCCAAGTGGTTCCAGCTTACAAATGTGACTGGAAGGACATTCTTCTGTCTGTCATTGGTGGTCTCAATGCCAAATTCTCAAGGCAGATGGACTCCATCTTCAGCATTtataaggtcccacag CTTGGTGTTGGCTTTGAGTTCTCTCAGGGAGGGAGAAGGgcttatccttccttcttccaaatTAATCCCAAGGAATATTCTCAGTATGTGGGTTTAGTCCAGCTGCTCCtgtatttccagtggaactgggttgggtTTCTGGCCCCTGAAGATGACAATGGAGAACGTTTCATCTCATCCGTAATGCCAatgctgaaggagaaggagatctgcctggCCTTCGCTGAAAG GGACCACACTGGGGATGTCTCAGAATTCAGCCACTTCCTCCTGTCTTTAGACCCATTGAACCCCCAAGGAgatgtctttctccctccatGGTGGGAAGATGTCTTTGACTGCAAGATCCATAAATCTGGAATGATCCCTCAAAAGAGGGGAAAACAATGTACAGGAAAAGAGGATGTGCAGAATCTGCCCAATTACACTTTTGAAACAAGAATGACAGGTGAAAGTTACAATATCTACAATGCTGTTTATGCTCTGGCACATGCTTTACGTGCAATGTATAGATCCAGAGTTCGACCAGCCATAATGAGGCTTGGAAAGGGGATCTCAAATGTCCAGTCATGGCAG ATTCTTGCCTATTTGAACAATGTGCAGTTCAACAACAGTGCTGGAGATGAAGTCTCCTTCTCAGAAGATGGACTGGGATCTGCCCGTTTTGATCTTTTCAACTGGATTTTCCTCCCCAATGCATCTTTTCTCCCCATGAAGATTGGGCAAGTAAATCCTGAGGCTCCCCCAGGCCGGGGTTTCACCATTAAATCTGATGGAATCACCTGGGCCACAAAG ATGGACCAGGTTCATCTGGCTCTAACTCTGTTGCAAGAAAACCTGGCTGCAATCCGATGGCAACAAGATCCAGTCTGCAAAGCAATGATGGGAAATATAAGGAGTCAACCCGCATTGCTTCAGTCAGATCTATCCAGTACGAAGAGGAAATATTGGACTAGCATGGATTTGGCCTGGTCTAgccaatgtgaagaggaaataTTGGACGAGAGTGGCTTTGGTCCCATCTACAGA ATACAGCTCACTGTGAATGTTTCTTCTTCCCACTGGGTAGACTGGGCAGAAGCCATACTGGcccaatgtttcctcttcacCTTGG ATGCAGCTCACTGTGAACCCTGCCCAGAAGACCAGTATCCCAACAAGGACCAGGACTTATGCATTGCCAAGAAGATCCACTTCCTCTCCTATCATGACACCCTAGgatacattttaatttttcttgctctttttctctctacgATAACTTCTGCAGTCCTGCTGATTTTCCATAAACACCATGACACAccaattgtcaaagccaacaaccgagacctcacctacatcctcctggtctccctcctgctctgctttctctgctcctttctcttcattggtcaaccaggcAAGATCACCTGTCTCTTCCAACAACCTGCCTTTGCCATTCTCTTTTCCATTGCGGTTTcctctgtgttggcaaaaactatgatggtggttctggccttcatggccaccaagccaggaaACAAGGCAAAGAAATTCTTAGGAAAACGACTGACCAATTCCATTGTCATAGGCCATCCCCTGATCCAAGCAGTTCTttgtgccatttggctgggaacTTCTCCCCCGTTTCCCATCTTGGACTTCCACTCCTTGTTTGGAGAGACTATCTTGGAATGTAAGCAAGACTCAGCTTTTATGTTTTACATGGTCCTGTGCTACCTAGGTTTTCTGGCCTTCATTAGTTTTATAGTGGCCTTTCTGGCTAGGAAATTGCCGGATAGTTTTAATGAAGCGaagttcattacttttagcatgctggtcttctgcagtgtttggATTACATTCCTCCCTACTTATCTTAGCACCAAAGGAAAAtccatggtggctgtggagatcttctctaTTTTAGCCTCTGGAGCTGCTATCTTGGCTTGtatctttttccccaaatgctacattatcctACTGAGGCCCCATTTGAATTGCAGATAA